In Vicia villosa cultivar HV-30 ecotype Madison, WI unplaced genomic scaffold, Vvil1.0 ctg.003334F_1_1, whole genome shotgun sequence, a genomic segment contains:
- the LOC131640836 gene encoding uncharacterized protein LOC131640836 — translation MKCVYWNIRGVANASSRLALKRIINKYKPDFLIIAEPKIVFDNFFQLWFARLGFKLFASNSSVIPSIWCLCNVSFTPSLISVSDQFVGFSVCLDNQQMAIAAVYASTNLVKRRELWQDFNVLQGCYPLPWAFFGDFNAIMGAFEHRGRNSPAFRPMADFISWTDCNNLFHFPTTGAKFTWSNKRDPPFLIERRLDRCIGNSIWLDICGSIAVSTLPKVCSDHHPLLLEFHIHSFKVASQFKFLSTWSLHDNCKELIGSVWSQNIVGCPMYVLNKKLQLLKKELKVWNKSVFGNVTENVKYAEDRLSKIQDDIQTEGMCASLKQQELDAQNSLSKALDMEEQFWRDKSRVNWHLEGDRNTAFFHRVTKIKQKFRPISMLRNGDSIITDSKAIADFTVSYFESLFSANLSILQDSKMVEDTIPSLVDDKTKQMLTAIPSVDEISAVVFNLNRNSARAPMVLERCSFRLIGILSSKTCRMR, via the coding sequence ATGAAGTGTGTTTATTGGAACATAAGGGGTGTGGCTAATGCTTCTTCTAGATTAGCCTTGAAAAGAATAATCAATAAATACAAGCCTGATTTTTTAATAATAGCAGAACCAAAAATTGTCTTTGATAATTTCTTTCAGCTTTGGTTTGCAAGGTTGGGTTTCAAGCTTTTTGCCTCGAATTCGTCTGTTATTCCGTCTATTTGGTGCCTTTGCAATGTTTCTTTTACTCCTAGCCTTATTTCTGTGTCAGATCAATTTGTTGGTTTCTCGGTTTGCTTGGACAATCAGCAGATGGCCATTGCTGCCGTTTATGCCTCTACAAACTTGGTTAAAAGAAGGGAGTTATGGCAGGATTTTAATGTTCTTCAGGGATGTTATCCTCTCCCCTGGGCCTTCTTTGGGGATTTCAATGCGATTATGGGAGCTTTCGAGCATCGGGGCCGGAACAGTCCGGCTTTTAGGCCGATGGCTGATTTCATTAGTTGGACAGATTGCAATAATCTTTTTCATTTCCCTACTACTGGTGCCAAGTTTACTTGGTCTAATAAGAGGGACCCTCCTTTCCTTATAGAGAGACGTCTTGACCGGTGCATAGGTAACTCTATTTGGCTTGATATTTGTGGCAGTATCGCTGTTTCCACGCTGCCTAAGGTATGCTCTGATCATCATCCCCTCCTGTTGGAATTTCACATTCATTCTTTCAAAGTCGCTTCCCAGTTCAAGTTCCTTAGCACGTGGTCGCTGCATGATAATTGTAAGGAGTTGATTGGCTCGGTTTGGTCTCAAAATATTGTTGGTTGTCCCATGTATGTTTTAAATAAGAAGCTGCAGCTTCTTAAGAAAGAGCTTAAAGTGTGGAATAAATCTGTTTTCGGTAACGTAACGGAGAATGTTAAATATGCTGAAGATAGATTGAGTAAGATTCAAGATGATATTCAAACAGAAGGTATGTGTGCCTCCCTGAAGCAGCAGGAATTAGATGCCCAAAATTCTCTCAGTAAGGCTCTCGACATGGAGGAGCAATTTTGGAGGGACAAGTCCAGAGTTAATTGGCACCTTGAGGGAGATCGCAATACAGCTTTTTTTCACCGTGTCACTAAGATCAAGCAAAAGTTTAGACCGATTTCTATGCTTAGAAATGGTGACTCCATTATTACCGATTCGAAGGCTATTGCTGATTTCACGGTTAGCTATTTCGAATCGCTTTTTTCTGCTAACCTTTCTATTTTGCAGGATTCAAAAATGGTTGAAGATACTATTCCCTCTTTAGTGGACGATAAAACGAAGCAAATGTTGACTGCTATTCCTTCGGTAGATGAGATTTCTGCTGTTGTTTTCAATCTCAATAGAAATAGTGCCCGGGCCCCGATGGTTTTGGAGCGGTGTTCTTTCAGGCTTATTGGGATATTATCAAGCAAGACGTGTCGAATGCGGTAA
- the LOC131640837 gene encoding uncharacterized protein LOC131640837, whose protein sequence is MDAAASKSRVDRTFGQFVRVLIDMDLTRTLNHNVLVEREGFAFFSDIEYENLPEFCTHCRKSGHVVQNCKLLRPPMNSHAPKPQEPALLNKSPTESDHADSVHLEARADDGDFGGNNSDNTLKKQDLVNDVPEAEALLNGLAVDDPVLVPVNSLNFVTHPSRNNDSQLSEFVDATQFDVAKADEGAVFLQKSWDNLAEEDEPIEGAFSNAISNLNKKKHTTRVKKKHSSRSQAGPKTVSS, encoded by the coding sequence ATGGATGCTGCAGCATCTAAGTCTAGGGTGGACCGTACCTTCGGGCAATTTGTTCGCGTATTGATCGACATGGACCTGACACGTACATTGAATCACAATGTTTTGGTTGAAAGAGAAGGCTTTGCGTTTTTCTCAGACATTGAATATGAAAACTTACCTGAGTTCTGCACGCACTGCAGAAAATCGGGTCATGTGGTGCAAAATTGCAAACTGCTAAGACCCCCTATGAACTCTCATGCTCCAAAGCCGCAGGAGCCTGCATTACTTAATAAAAGTCCTACCGAATCAGATCATGCTGATTCTGTTCACTTAGAAGCTAGAGCGGATGATGGTGATTTTGGTGGAAATAATTCTGATAATACCTTGAAAAAACAGGATTTGGTGAATGATGTACCTGAAGCTGAAGCTTTGCTGAATGGCTTGGCTGTTGATGACCCTGTTTTGGTTCCTGTAAACTCTCTAAATTTTGTTACTCATCCCTCACGGAACAACGACTCTCAGCTATCAGAGTTTGTAGACGCAACGCAGTTTGATGTCGCCAAAGCTGATGAAGGAGCTGTTTTTCTCCAGAAATCTTGGGATAACCTTGCTGAAGAAGATGAACCTATAGAAGGAGCCTTCTCAAATGCGATCTCCAATctcaacaaaaagaaacacacaacTAGAGTAAAAAAGAAACACTCTTCAAGGTCTCAAGCAGGGCCAAAAACAGTGTCATCATGA
- the LOC131640835 gene encoding uncharacterized protein LOC131640835, giving the protein MSGFNIGTSPLVYLGVPIFKGKPKAVHLRPIADKIIHLLASWKGALLSFAGRVELVKSVIQAEGGLRIRSISSLNDAYNLKMAWELHNSMEPWAHLLRQRVFRKQKIIKHHIFSSLWANIKPEMPTVENNSSWLLGCGSNISLWYDAWCGSPLSNDLVDADGIVDQTVSSIITDGKWDFSKVVSCIPAAIKERIAGCHIPFDLRPDSKVWVHSANGEFSSKIAYEFKRPKGLLKEWWQWLWSKSIPPSKSCLVWKLLHDKVPTDDQCRRRNFAFPSRCDLCNEAEETTPHLFFNYKFSSQLWHWLSLKLNSSFPILCWNDAWSLCKNFGIGQCKSVAGAAVIYVLNVIWLARNKTRFHNAKMNFSAATSYIMDAVALDGSVSSPTKYLNMQDFIFLKSFKVTIRPPKAPVIMEVIWKPPPRSWIKINCDGASSSSSGLSACGGIVRNSEGFFMGAFASFLGVSNSLMAELSGAMFAIEFAYENNWNSIWLETDSTTVVNAFKAPFVVPWYIRNRWVNCINIVANWNFVVSHIFREGNTCADSLANIGLSINGTSYFSSVPDCLRADFVKNRFGMPFFRFVPPR; this is encoded by the exons ATGTCGGGGTTCAATATTGGCACTTCTCCGCTTGTTTATCTTGGAGTTCCTATCTTTAAGGGTAAACCTAAAGCGGTTCATTTGCGTCCGATTGCGGATAAAATCATTCATTTGCTTGCTTCTTGGAAAGGTGCTCTTTTATCGTTTGCCGGCCGTGTTGAACTTGTGAAGTCCGTCATTCAAG CGGAAGGTGGGCTTAGGATTCGGTCTATCAGCAGCTTAAATGACGCTTACAATCTTAAGATGGCTTGGGAGTTACATAACTCAATGGAGCCTTGGGCTCATCTTCTTAGGCAGAGAGTTTTTAGAAAGCAGAAAATCATCAAGCATCACATTTTTTCTTCCCTTTGGGCCAACATTAAGCCGGAAATGCCGACTGTGGAGAACAATAGCTCTTGGTTGTTGGGTTGCGGTTCTAATATCAGTTTGTGGTATGATGCTTGGTGTGGCAGCCCACTGAGCAATGATTTGGTGGATGCGGATGGTATCGTCGATCAAACGGTCAGCAGTATTATAACAGATGGTAAATGGGATTTTTCTAAAGTTGTTTCTTGCATTCCAGCAGCAATAAAGGAGAGGATTGCTGGCTGCCATATTCCCTTCGATCTTCGTCCTGATTCGAAAGTTTGGGTGCATTCTGCTAATGGGGAGTTCTCTTCTAAAATAGCTTACGAGTTTAAGCGACCCAAAGGTTTGCTTAAGGAGTGGTGGCAGTGGCTTTGGTCAAAATCTATCCCACCTTCGAAGTCATGCTTGGTTTGGAAGCTCTTACATGATAAAGTGCCTACGGACGATCAATGCCGGAGAAGGAATTTTGCCTTTCCTTCTCGGTGTGATCTTTGCAATGAGGCGGAAGAAACAACACCCCATCTATTCTTTAACTATAAGTTCTCCTCTCAGCTTTGGCATTGGTTAAGTTTAAAGCTTAATTCCTCCTTCCCCATTCTTTGTTGGAATGATGCTTGGAGTCTTTGCAAAAATTTTGGGATTGGTCAATGCAAATCCGTTGCTGGGGCAGCCGTGATTTACGTCCTGAATGTTATATGGCTGGCTAGAAATAAGACTAGATTCCATAATGCTAAGATGAATTTCTCTGCAGCCACTTCTTACATTATGGATGCCGTTGCTTTGGATGGTAGTGTTTCTTCGCCGACAAAATATTTGAATATGCAGGATTTCAtctttctcaagagtttcaaaGTCACTATCCGTCCTCCTAAAGCTCCTGTTATTATGGAGGTTATTTGGAAGCCGCCTCCAAGATCTTGGATAAAGATTAATTGTGACGGTGCCTCGTCTTCATCGTCGGGGTTGTCGGCTTGCGGTGGTATTGTGAGAAATAGTGAGGGCTTTTTTATGGGAGCCTTTGCTTCTTTTTTGGGAGTTTCCAACTCTCTCATGGCCGAACTCTCGGGAGCAATGTTTGCTATTGAGTTCGCTTATGAGAATAATTGGAATTCCATTTGGTTAGAGACCGACTCTACGACGGTGGTTAATGCGTTCAAGGCTCCGTTTGTTGTGCCGTGGTATATTAGAAATAGATGGGTGAATTGTATTAATATAGTTGCTAATTGGAATTTCGTTGTTTCCCATATTTTTCGGGAAGGGAACACTTGTGCAGACAGTCTTGCTAACATAGGGCTTAGTATTAATGGTACTTCTTATTTTTCCTCTGTCCCTGATTGTTTAAGGgctgattttgtaaagaataggttTGGTATGCCTTTCTTTAGGTTTGTTCCTCCTCGATAG